A part of Saliniradius amylolyticus genomic DNA contains:
- a CDS encoding TonB-dependent receptor — protein sequence MNQQLTRLLGLLMLGSATNLAASEKNIEVVVTTADRTEVTQADSVGQTSVISGEVIADTDAQHLNQLVRHSAGSWLSRGNGQESLLSIRSPVLTGPGSCSEFVMLADGIPLRGPGFCNVNQLFDSHFEWASAIEVVKGTQAALYGSNAIHGVMNVLAPSYNNPSQVKTTFGSDAFYRLGLGTSGRYDSTRYRLHLTAASDGGYQYDSGYDQFKLSGGALFELGQWQVDNRLTLTDLDQQTAGYLQQGKAAYTVDSLKRVNESPDAFRKSRALRVSSKWQTKTDLGRWQFMPYLRVNDMTFLMHFLPGQPLEENGHHSLGFQASMDNEITARLALKSGVDLDYSNGFLHQTQAEPTQTNSAFLNAVLPQGKHYDYDVISQTSAIYTQAQYQINTRLRTTLGVRWEQRRYDYDNNMAAGNLTDNGEACGFGGCRYTRPASRNDRFSRTSVSASALYQLTANLAAYLSWDDGFRAPHTSELYRLQNGQQLADIQGVSATQWEAGLRWMPERHYLNLSVYHLQKEDGIYRNSDRQFVNGIDTDHQGIEAEWQWRISSNLDSSVSGSWSEHQYANNPENGNLVIQGNEVDTAPPLLLNARLNWAMQDGLRLSLNWRYIDDYYLEPENQHQYPGHQLVSLSAGWQLSPEWQVRAVVNNLLNKDYAERADYAFGNYRYFVGRPLRAQVSISYEF from the coding sequence GTGAATCAACAACTAACACGACTGCTGGGGCTGCTTATGCTCGGCAGTGCGACGAACCTGGCTGCCAGCGAGAAAAATATTGAAGTGGTTGTCACCACAGCCGACCGAACCGAAGTAACCCAGGCGGATTCGGTGGGCCAGACCAGTGTTATTTCTGGAGAGGTTATCGCCGATACCGATGCTCAGCATCTAAACCAGTTAGTCAGACACAGTGCAGGGAGCTGGCTGAGCCGTGGTAACGGGCAGGAATCGTTATTGTCCATCCGCTCTCCAGTGCTCACCGGCCCCGGATCCTGTTCCGAGTTTGTGATGCTGGCCGATGGCATCCCCTTGCGTGGGCCCGGTTTTTGTAACGTCAACCAACTGTTTGACAGCCATTTCGAGTGGGCCAGCGCCATCGAGGTGGTGAAGGGAACTCAGGCGGCGCTGTACGGCAGTAACGCGATTCATGGTGTGATGAATGTTCTGGCACCTTCTTATAATAATCCCTCCCAAGTCAAAACCACCTTTGGTAGCGATGCCTTTTACCGCCTGGGGTTGGGAACCAGCGGACGTTATGACTCGACGCGTTATCGACTTCACCTGACCGCCGCCTCCGATGGCGGCTACCAGTATGATTCTGGCTACGATCAATTTAAGCTGTCCGGCGGGGCGCTATTCGAACTCGGCCAGTGGCAGGTGGATAACCGACTGACGCTCACCGATCTGGACCAGCAAACCGCTGGTTATTTGCAGCAAGGCAAGGCGGCTTACACAGTGGATAGTCTGAAACGGGTCAACGAATCCCCTGACGCCTTCAGAAAAAGCCGTGCGCTACGAGTGTCCAGCAAGTGGCAAACCAAGACCGACTTAGGCCGGTGGCAGTTCATGCCCTACTTGAGAGTCAATGACATGACTTTTTTGATGCATTTTCTGCCTGGCCAGCCATTAGAGGAAAATGGCCACCACAGCCTGGGCTTTCAGGCAAGCATGGACAATGAAATAACCGCCAGACTGGCGCTAAAATCAGGAGTGGATCTGGATTACAGTAACGGTTTTCTTCATCAGACGCAGGCAGAGCCCACCCAAACCAACTCGGCTTTTCTCAACGCCGTACTGCCCCAAGGCAAACACTATGATTATGATGTAATAAGCCAAACGTCCGCTATCTACACTCAGGCCCAGTACCAGATCAATACACGCCTTCGCACGACACTCGGGGTTCGCTGGGAGCAACGCCGCTATGACTATGACAACAACATGGCGGCCGGGAATCTCACCGACAACGGTGAAGCCTGTGGTTTTGGCGGCTGCCGTTATACTCGCCCGGCCTCACGTAACGACCGGTTTTCACGAACCTCGGTCAGCGCCAGCGCCTTGTATCAACTCACAGCAAACCTGGCCGCATACCTGAGCTGGGATGATGGCTTTCGCGCGCCACATACCTCAGAGCTGTACCGGCTGCAGAACGGCCAACAACTGGCGGATATTCAGGGTGTCTCTGCCACCCAATGGGAAGCGGGATTGCGTTGGATGCCGGAGCGTCACTACCTGAACCTCAGCGTCTACCATCTCCAAAAAGAAGACGGTATCTATCGCAACAGCGATCGGCAATTTGTGAATGGCATCGACACCGACCATCAGGGTATAGAAGCCGAGTGGCAGTGGCGTATCAGTAGCAACCTGGATAGCAGCGTCAGTGGCAGCTGGTCTGAGCACCAATACGCCAACAACCCCGAGAACGGCAACCTTGTGATTCAGGGTAATGAGGTAGATACCGCACCGCCGTTACTGCTCAATGCACGACTCAACTGGGCCATGCAAGACGGTCTGCGCCTGAGCCTGAACTGGCGTTATATTGATGACTACTATCTGGAACCGGAAAACCAGCATCAATATCCCGGTCACCAATTGGTTTCATTGAGTGCAGGCTGGCAGCTCAGCCCCGAGTGGCAGGTTCGCGCGGTAGTCAACAACCTGTTGAATAAAGACTATGCCGAGCGGGCCGACTACGCCTTTGGCAACTACCGATACTTTGTTGGCAGGCCGCTGCGCGCTCAGGTGAGTATCAGCTACGAGTTTTAA
- a CDS encoding substrate-binding periplasmic protein codes for MTLWARAILVCSLLLVVFPGRAKTINVVTEYLNHYQMKRPDGSLGGYSTEVVRALFEHTQDTPVIRVMPWARTYRQALLKPNTMIYSLAYNDIRKPRFHCIGVLDIERLFFWGLKDSGVGPVSSLANMQKYIIAVTKSSNPEQYLSQNGFDNLVRIVKPEQALGMLYKQRVDAVISARASIMERARKMGKAPERLHPLFELTALNHPLCIAFNRKSSRALVQKYRRAFRAIEKNGSLSDIRKRWNVTLSP; via the coding sequence ATGACGTTATGGGCCCGGGCCATCCTAGTGTGTTCTCTCTTACTGGTTGTTTTTCCGGGCAGGGCTAAAACAATCAACGTGGTAACCGAGTACCTGAACCACTACCAGATGAAACGCCCGGATGGCTCATTAGGAGGGTACTCAACAGAGGTTGTCCGAGCTCTGTTTGAGCATACCCAAGACACTCCTGTTATTCGAGTAATGCCGTGGGCCAGAACTTACCGTCAGGCTTTGCTCAAGCCCAACACTATGATTTATTCACTGGCATACAATGACATTCGCAAACCAAGATTTCATTGCATCGGGGTGCTGGATATAGAGCGACTGTTCTTCTGGGGGTTGAAGGACTCAGGAGTAGGTCCGGTTTCGTCGCTGGCCAACATGCAGAAGTATATTATCGCTGTGACCAAGTCTTCCAATCCTGAGCAATACCTCAGTCAGAATGGTTTCGACAACTTGGTACGTATCGTAAAGCCCGAACAGGCATTGGGCATGCTATACAAACAAAGGGTGGATGCCGTTATTAGTGCCCGGGCGTCCATCATGGAACGAGCCCGGAAAATGGGCAAAGCACCTGAAAGACTGCACCCCCTGTTTGAGTTAACGGCACTCAACCATCCTCTGTGCATCGCGTTTAACCGCAAATCGTCCAGAGCACTGGTACAAAAGTACCGGCGCGCGTTCCGTGCGATTGAGAAAAATGGCAGTCTGTCTGACATTCGAAAACGTTGGAATGTTACCCTGTCTCCCTAA